The Streptomyces sp. HUAS CB01 genome has a segment encoding these proteins:
- the arfB gene encoding alternative ribosome rescue aminoacyl-tRNA hydrolase ArfB translates to MGRMSGPYLIRGSVSLPEAELMWRFSRSSGPGGQHVNTSDSQVELRYDLAATEALPAVWKERALERLASRLNDGVISVRSSEHRSQWRNREAAAVRLAALLAEATAPPPRPRRATKIPRGINERRLREKKRRGETKRGRSARDW, encoded by the coding sequence ATGGGACGTATGTCCGGGCCCTATCTCATCCGCGGCTCGGTCTCCCTGCCGGAGGCCGAGCTCATGTGGCGTTTCTCGCGGTCGTCGGGTCCCGGCGGCCAGCACGTCAACACGAGCGACTCCCAGGTGGAGCTCCGCTACGACCTCGCCGCGACGGAGGCGCTGCCGGCCGTGTGGAAGGAGCGGGCGCTGGAGCGGCTGGCGTCCCGGCTGAACGACGGCGTGATCAGTGTCCGGTCGTCCGAGCACCGCTCGCAGTGGCGCAACCGGGAGGCGGCGGCGGTCCGTCTGGCGGCACTCCTCGCGGAGGCCACCGCTCCGCCCCCGCGGCCGCGCCGGGCCACGAAGATCCCCCGCGGCATCAACGAACGCCGTCTGCGGGAGAAGAAGCGCCGGGGGGAGACCAAGCGCGGCCGCAGCGCCCGCGACTGG
- a CDS encoding TerD family protein, translating to MAVSLSKGGNVSLTKEAPGLTAVTVGLGWDVRTTTGTDFDLDASAIAVNNGGKVVSDGHFVFFNNKSTPDQSIVHTGDNRTGEGGGDDEQINVNLAGLAADVEKIVFPVSIYDAENRSQNFGQVRNAYIRIVNQAGGAEIARYDLSEDAATETAMVFGELYRNGAEWKFRAVGQGYASGLVGIAQDFGVNV from the coding sequence ATGGCTGTAAGCCTGTCCAAGGGCGGCAACGTCTCGCTCACCAAGGAGGCACCGGGCCTGACCGCCGTCACGGTGGGCCTCGGCTGGGACGTCCGCACCACCACCGGCACCGACTTCGACCTCGACGCCTCCGCCATCGCGGTGAACAACGGCGGCAAGGTCGTCTCCGACGGCCACTTCGTCTTCTTCAACAACAAGTCGACGCCGGACCAGTCCATCGTCCACACCGGTGACAACCGCACCGGCGAGGGCGGCGGCGACGACGAGCAGATCAACGTCAACCTGGCCGGGCTCGCCGCGGACGTCGAGAAGATCGTCTTCCCGGTCTCCATCTACGACGCCGAGAACCGCAGCCAGAACTTCGGTCAGGTGCGCAACGCCTACATCCGCATCGTGAACCAGGCGGGCGGCGCGGAGATCGCCCGCTACGACCTGAGCGAGGACGCCGCCACCGAGACCGCCATGGTCTTCGGCGAGCTGTACCGCAACGGCGCGGAGTGGAAGTTCCGTGCGGTCGGCCAGGGTTACGCCTCGGGCCTGGTCGGCATCGCCCAGGACTTCGGCGTCAACGTCTGA
- a CDS encoding M1 family metallopeptidase produces the protein MDQRPLLRALAPVAALLVLAASACTGSGDGADAAGRPGAAGLRDPYFPGQGNGGYDVRHYGLALDYDPKPNRLSGTATVTARATQDLSSFNLDLHGLAVDGVTVNGAPAEATRAGDELAVRPREAVADGSTFTTVVRYSGSPKTVKDPDGSEEGWLRTEDGAVALGEPQGSMAWFPGNHHPSDKAAYDITVTVPKGLTAVSNGELRSQRPVAGGSRTAFAWHSAEPMASYLATVGVGEYDVKTSRPARGVPEFTAVDRTVAAQSEKVRARLPEVLDWAQENFGPYPFSSTGAIVERADDVNYALETQTRPVYPAGAFNEEFLVHEMAHQWYGNSVSPKAWKDVWLNEAFATYAEWLYDEDFNDVPAQKRFEKEFEDDGNWAFPPAEPPTDDLLGAPVYGRGAMVLHKIRQTVGDDAFFALLKGWPQEHRHGNASTEDFIAYVEEKTGEDLTELWDVWLYGDGRPSKP, from the coding sequence GTGGACCAGCGACCGCTCCTCCGTGCCCTGGCGCCCGTCGCCGCCCTCCTCGTGCTCGCGGCCTCGGCCTGCACGGGGAGCGGCGACGGCGCCGATGCCGCCGGCAGACCCGGGGCCGCGGGGCTGCGGGATCCGTACTTCCCCGGGCAGGGCAACGGCGGGTACGACGTACGGCACTACGGCCTCGCCCTGGACTACGACCCGAAGCCGAACCGGCTCAGCGGCACGGCGACCGTCACCGCTCGCGCCACCCAGGACCTCAGCTCCTTCAACCTCGACCTGCACGGACTGGCCGTCGACGGCGTGACCGTGAACGGAGCCCCGGCCGAGGCCACGCGCGCGGGCGACGAGCTCGCTGTCCGCCCGCGCGAGGCCGTCGCCGACGGCAGCACCTTCACGACCGTCGTCCGGTACTCCGGCAGCCCGAAGACCGTGAAGGACCCGGACGGCTCCGAGGAAGGCTGGCTGCGGACCGAGGACGGGGCCGTCGCGCTCGGCGAGCCGCAGGGCTCGATGGCCTGGTTCCCCGGCAACCACCACCCCAGCGACAAGGCCGCCTACGACATCACCGTGACGGTGCCCAAGGGGCTCACCGCAGTCTCCAACGGGGAGCTCAGGTCCCAGCGGCCCGTGGCCGGCGGCAGCAGGACCGCGTTCGCCTGGCACTCGGCCGAGCCGATGGCGAGCTATCTGGCGACCGTCGGCGTCGGCGAGTACGACGTGAAGACCTCACGCCCCGCGCGGGGCGTGCCGGAGTTCACTGCCGTGGACAGGACCGTCGCCGCGCAGAGCGAGAAGGTGCGGGCCCGCCTGCCCGAGGTGCTGGACTGGGCGCAGGAGAACTTCGGCCCGTACCCCTTCTCGTCCACCGGGGCGATCGTCGAGCGCGCGGACGACGTGAACTACGCGCTGGAGACCCAGACCCGGCCCGTGTACCCGGCCGGGGCGTTCAACGAGGAGTTCCTCGTCCACGAGATGGCCCACCAGTGGTACGGCAACTCGGTCTCGCCGAAGGCGTGGAAGGACGTGTGGCTGAACGAGGCCTTCGCGACCTACGCGGAGTGGCTGTACGACGAGGACTTCAACGACGTCCCGGCGCAGAAGCGCTTCGAGAAGGAGTTCGAGGACGACGGCAACTGGGCCTTCCCGCCCGCCGAACCGCCGACGGACGACCTCCTGGGAGCGCCGGTGTACGGGCGCGGCGCGATGGTCCTCCACAAGATCCGGCAGACCGTGGGCGACGACGCGTTCTTCGCCCTGCTGAAGGGCTGGCCGCAGGAGCACCGCCACGGCAACGCGTCCACCGAGGACTTCATCGCCTATGTGGAGGAGAAGACCGGCGAGGACCTCACGGAGCTCTGGGACGTGTGGTTGTACGGGGACGGCAGGCCCTCGAAGCCGTAG
- a CDS encoding GlcG/HbpS family heme-binding protein, with protein MKKFSLRARVLTGALAAAALGAGTFGAVSANASAPAVAAPAAVKADAANRNLQQTTHLTVAAATRAARAVLEAAQEDNQRVTVAVVDRNGNTIVVLRGDGAGPQSYESAQRKAFTAVSWNAPTSELAERLRQAPNLKDIPGTLFLGGGAPVRSEGAPIAGIGVAGAPSGDLDETFARAGVAALAG; from the coding sequence ATGAAGAAGTTCTCGCTGCGTGCCCGCGTCCTGACCGGTGCCCTCGCCGCCGCCGCGCTCGGCGCCGGTACCTTCGGCGCGGTCTCCGCGAACGCCTCCGCCCCGGCCGTGGCCGCCCCCGCCGCAGTGAAGGCCGATGCCGCGAACCGCAATCTGCAGCAGACCACGCATCTGACCGTCGCGGCGGCCACCAGGGCGGCCCGGGCCGTGCTGGAGGCCGCCCAGGAGGACAACCAGCGGGTCACCGTGGCCGTGGTCGACCGCAACGGCAACACGATCGTCGTCCTTCGCGGCGACGGGGCAGGCCCGCAGTCGTACGAGTCCGCGCAGCGCAAGGCGTTCACCGCGGTCTCCTGGAACGCGCCCACCTCCGAGTTGGCCGAGCGGCTCCGGCAGGCGCCGAACCTGAAGGACATCCCCGGCACGCTGTTCCTCGGCGGTGGCGCACCGGTCCGGTCGGAGGGCGCCCCGATCGCGGGCATCGGCGTCGCGGGTGCCCCGAGCGGTGACCTCGACGAGACGTTCGCCCGGGCCGGCGTCGCCGCCCTCGCCGGGTAG
- a CDS encoding sensor histidine kinase, translating into MHAAFFLLLGASLVRYLLRHPWEDRSPWVIGLSAALAGLYVLGPVLGPRAAPRRLAWLGTVVAVWMVLVVLAPSFAWCAVPLFYTGLRTLPPRAALVLVGLLTAFVVAAQLKLAHGGFDPNLLIAPPAVAAIATAVYVHAERLSARQRALIDDLLRTRRELAATERREGTLAERQRLSMEIHDTLAQQLSSQQMLLQAADRVWDGDPAAARRHVRTAESIAERSLAEARRFVHDLAPVDLAEGGGLERALRTLAERESADFRVDGAAVPLPDRVQSALLRIAQGALANVREHAEAGSAALTLTYLGDQVVLDIADDGRGFEPTGAPPRDRGHGLPAMRARARQLGGTLTVESAPGEGTVLSAAIPLEPRGDARSPKKPGSTGNPGPPKHQGTPKNPPNPKPPESS; encoded by the coding sequence ATGCACGCCGCTTTCTTCCTGCTGCTCGGTGCCTCACTGGTGCGCTATCTGCTGCGGCATCCCTGGGAGGACCGCTCCCCGTGGGTGATCGGTCTCTCGGCGGCGCTCGCGGGGCTGTACGTCCTCGGCCCGGTCCTCGGCCCCCGGGCCGCACCCCGCCGTCTCGCCTGGCTCGGCACCGTCGTCGCCGTCTGGATGGTCCTCGTCGTGCTCGCGCCGAGCTTCGCCTGGTGCGCGGTGCCCCTCTTCTACACCGGCCTGCGCACCCTCCCGCCGCGCGCCGCCCTGGTACTGGTCGGCCTGCTCACCGCCTTCGTCGTGGCCGCGCAGCTCAAGCTCGCGCACGGCGGCTTCGACCCGAACCTGTTGATCGCACCGCCTGCGGTCGCCGCCATCGCGACCGCGGTCTACGTCCACGCGGAACGTCTCTCCGCGCGGCAGCGGGCGCTGATCGACGATCTGCTCAGGACCCGGCGCGAACTGGCCGCGACCGAGCGCCGCGAGGGCACGCTCGCCGAGCGCCAGCGGCTGTCCATGGAGATCCACGACACCCTCGCCCAGCAGCTGTCCAGCCAGCAGATGCTGCTGCAGGCCGCCGACCGCGTCTGGGACGGGGACCCGGCGGCCGCGCGGCGCCACGTCCGTACCGCCGAGTCCATCGCGGAGCGCAGCCTCGCCGAGGCCCGACGCTTCGTCCACGACCTCGCGCCGGTCGATCTCGCGGAGGGCGGCGGACTGGAACGGGCCCTGCGGACGCTCGCCGAGCGGGAGTCCGCGGACTTCCGGGTGGACGGCGCGGCGGTCCCGCTGCCCGACCGGGTCCAGTCGGCGCTGCTGCGCATCGCCCAGGGAGCCCTGGCCAACGTCCGTGAGCACGCCGAGGCGGGCTCCGCCGCGCTGACCCTCACGTACCTCGGCGACCAGGTCGTCCTCGACATCGCGGACGACGGCCGGGGCTTCGAGCCGACGGGCGCGCCCCCGCGCGACCGCGGACACGGCCTGCCGGCGATGCGGGCACGGGCGCGTCAGCTCGGCGGCACGCTGACCGTCGAGTCCGCGCCCGGGGAGGGCACGGTGCTCTCGGCCGCCATCCCGTTGGAGCCCCGGGGGGACGCCAGGAGCCCGAAGAAGCCGGGGAGCACGGGAAACCCGGGGCCCCCGAAGCACCAGGGGACCCCGAAGAACCCGCCGAACCCGAAGCCCCCGGAGTCGTCATGA
- a CDS encoding response regulator, protein MTVRILLCDDHAVVRAGLLALLGSEPGIEVVGEAGSGEEAVAMAAKLMPDVVLMDLQLGPGIDGVEATRRVTALPGGGVRVLVLTTYDTDADVTRAIEAGATGYLLKAERPEELFAAIRSAAQGRTALSAPVATRVMDHMRGTARPALTARERDILGQLARGLGNREIARALFISEATVKTHLGRIYAKLGVDTRAGAVAVAKEQRLLP, encoded by the coding sequence ATGACCGTACGGATCCTGCTCTGCGACGACCACGCCGTCGTACGGGCCGGGCTGCTCGCACTCCTCGGCAGCGAGCCCGGCATCGAGGTCGTCGGCGAGGCGGGCAGCGGCGAGGAGGCGGTCGCCATGGCGGCGAAACTGATGCCCGACGTGGTGCTGATGGACCTGCAGCTGGGCCCGGGCATCGACGGCGTGGAGGCGACCCGCCGTGTCACCGCGCTGCCCGGCGGCGGCGTGCGCGTCCTGGTGCTGACGACGTACGACACGGACGCGGACGTCACCCGGGCCATCGAGGCCGGAGCGACCGGCTATCTGCTGAAGGCCGAACGTCCGGAGGAGCTCTTCGCCGCGATCCGTTCCGCGGCCCAGGGCCGCACCGCCCTGTCGGCCCCGGTCGCGACCCGGGTGATGGACCACATGCGCGGCACCGCCCGACCTGCGCTGACCGCACGGGAACGCGACATCCTGGGCCAGCTCGCCCGGGGGCTGGGCAACCGCGAGATCGCCCGGGCGCTGTTCATCAGCGAGGCCACGGTGAAGACCCATCTCGGGCGCATCTACGCCAAGTTGGGCGTCGACACCCGTGCGGGCGCGGTGGCGGTGGCGAAGGAGCAGCGACTGCTGCCATGA
- a CDS encoding pentapeptide repeat-containing protein gives MARRSGKTRVAAARRPEVRLPPLRPFEGGGLEPDGDYDGMELAGLDLSGGDGAGARFLDCALRDCVLDETSLVNARFIDSVLTGVRGVGTDLAGASLRDAEVVDARLGGVQLHGGALERVVVHGGKIDYLNLRNARLKDVVFEGCVLSEPDFGAAQLERVEFRDCALRGADFSGARMRDVDLRQVTALDLARGVEGLSGAVISTAQLLDLAPAFAAQAGVRVED, from the coding sequence ATGGCGCGGAGGAGCGGGAAGACACGGGTGGCGGCGGCGCGGCGGCCGGAGGTGCGGCTTCCGCCCCTGCGTCCGTTCGAGGGCGGCGGGCTCGAACCGGACGGCGACTACGACGGGATGGAGCTGGCCGGGCTGGATCTGTCGGGCGGGGACGGAGCGGGTGCGCGGTTCCTTGACTGCGCGCTGCGGGACTGTGTGCTGGACGAGACCTCGCTGGTGAACGCGCGGTTCATCGACTCGGTCCTGACGGGTGTGCGCGGAGTCGGCACGGATCTCGCCGGCGCCTCCCTGCGGGACGCGGAGGTCGTGGACGCGCGGCTGGGCGGTGTGCAGCTGCACGGTGGTGCCCTGGAGCGCGTCGTGGTGCACGGTGGGAAGATCGACTACCTGAACCTGCGCAACGCCCGGCTGAAGGACGTGGTGTTCGAGGGCTGCGTGCTGTCCGAGCCGGACTTCGGGGCAGCGCAGCTGGAGCGGGTGGAGTTCCGTGACTGCGCGCTGCGCGGGGCGGACTTCAGCGGAGCGCGGATGCGGGACGTCGATCTGCGGCAGGTGACCGCACTCGACCTCGCCCGGGGCGTGGAGGGGCTGTCGGGAGCGGTGATCAGTACGGCCCAACTGCTCGACCTGGCGCCGGCGTTCGCGGCGCAGGCGGGGGTGCGCGTCGAGGATTGA
- a CDS encoding NAD(P)-binding protein: MVATKPRITVIGAGLAGLTAAIAATESGARVTLHESHRTPGGRARTAEGPYRTNEGPHALYDGGPHWTWLAQRDLIGPLAPLPAHEAVRLRVHRGGRLRRVPPAAMLRLLRHGPGEAPVDSDFLSWAAGLVGEEGARAAANFTAVALFHHDPGSLSAAFVHQRLRRAAALRPEARCPRGGWGSLIERMIGHAWNLGVRIETGSRVDTLPEDGPVIVATSLDAARRLLGDDSLRWESGRTALVDLALRTRRGDPFVISDLDAPGWLERFTAQDPSLAPAGEQLVQAQFPLAPDETRADGVARAEHLLDLGFPGRRERTTWWRDSVAAGRTGAVDRPGTTWRDRPRIDRGDGVFLAGDQVAAPGLLSEVSFTSALEAATLAVRTARLDLNPA, translated from the coding sequence ATCGTGGCCACCAAGCCCCGCATCACCGTCATCGGCGCCGGACTCGCCGGACTCACCGCGGCCATCGCGGCCACGGAGTCCGGCGCCCGCGTCACCCTCCACGAGTCCCATCGCACGCCGGGCGGCCGGGCCCGCACGGCGGAAGGCCCGTACCGCACCAACGAAGGCCCCCACGCCCTCTACGACGGCGGCCCGCACTGGACCTGGCTGGCCCAGCGCGACCTCATCGGCCCGCTCGCCCCGCTCCCCGCGCACGAAGCCGTCCGGCTGCGGGTCCACCGTGGCGGCCGACTCCGGCGCGTGCCGCCCGCCGCGATGCTGCGCCTCCTGCGCCACGGCCCCGGCGAAGCCCCCGTGGACAGCGACTTCCTGTCCTGGGCCGCGGGGCTCGTCGGCGAGGAGGGCGCACGCGCGGCGGCCAACTTCACCGCGGTCGCGCTCTTCCACCACGACCCGGGTTCGCTCTCCGCGGCCTTCGTCCACCAGCGGCTGCGCCGCGCGGCGGCGCTCCGGCCCGAGGCCCGCTGTCCGCGTGGCGGCTGGGGCAGTCTGATCGAGCGGATGATCGGCCACGCCTGGAACTTGGGCGTCCGGATCGAGACCGGCTCCCGCGTCGACACGCTTCCCGAGGACGGCCCGGTCATCGTCGCCACCTCACTCGACGCCGCCCGGCGGCTCCTCGGCGACGACAGCCTGCGCTGGGAGAGCGGCCGTACGGCCCTCGTCGACCTGGCACTGCGCACGCGCAGGGGCGACCCCTTCGTGATCTCCGATCTCGACGCCCCCGGCTGGCTCGAACGCTTCACCGCCCAGGACCCGTCCCTCGCTCCGGCCGGGGAGCAGCTCGTCCAGGCCCAGTTCCCCCTCGCCCCCGACGAGACCCGGGCCGACGGCGTCGCCCGCGCGGAGCACCTCCTCGACCTGGGCTTCCCGGGCCGGCGTGAACGCACCACGTGGTGGCGCGACTCGGTCGCGGCGGGCCGTACGGGGGCGGTCGACCGCCCCGGTACGACCTGGCGCGACCGCCCCCGTATCGACCGGGGCGACGGCGTCTTCCTCGCGGGCGACCAGGTCGCGGCCCCGGGGCTGCTCTCGGAGGTGTCGTTCACCAGCGCCCTGGAGGCGGCGACCCTCGCGGTGCGTACGGCCCGGCTCGACCTCAACCCCGCCTGA
- a CDS encoding zinc-binding dehydrogenase gives MRAVRLHAFGPADHLTHETVDDPEPGPGQVRIAVAAAGVHLLDAALREGLPGPFPGPAALPTVPGREVAGTVDRVGEGTDESWLGKRVVAHLGLAPGGYAELAVTGADRLHEIADGLDEAEAVAMIGTGRTALGILQYTDLGPDSVVVVPAAAGGIGTLLVQYAKNAGATVVGLAGGPAKVARVTANGADLAVDYTLPDWPAEVRAYLGERAATVVYDSVGGDTGRAAVDLLGKGGRHIVFGWSSQGIRDGSALTFTDEELSERGITSESVLGPAMLEKAGGLRALETRSLAEAAAGRLRPAVHRFPLAEAAAAHRAMETRGTIGKVVLIP, from the coding sequence ATGCGCGCCGTACGTCTCCATGCCTTCGGCCCGGCCGACCACCTCACCCACGAGACCGTCGACGACCCCGAGCCCGGACCCGGCCAGGTCCGGATCGCCGTCGCCGCGGCCGGCGTCCACCTTCTCGACGCCGCCCTGCGCGAAGGTCTGCCGGGGCCGTTCCCCGGGCCCGCCGCCCTGCCCACCGTCCCCGGCCGCGAGGTCGCCGGGACGGTCGACCGCGTCGGCGAGGGCACGGACGAGAGCTGGCTCGGCAAGCGCGTCGTCGCGCACCTCGGCCTGGCGCCCGGCGGCTACGCGGAGCTCGCCGTCACCGGGGCCGACCGGCTCCACGAGATCGCCGACGGGCTGGACGAGGCGGAGGCCGTCGCCATGATCGGGACCGGTCGTACCGCCCTCGGCATCCTCCAGTACACCGACCTCGGCCCCGACTCCGTCGTGGTCGTCCCCGCAGCGGCCGGGGGCATCGGCACCCTCCTCGTCCAGTACGCCAAGAACGCGGGCGCCACGGTCGTCGGCCTCGCCGGCGGCCCCGCGAAGGTCGCCCGCGTCACCGCCAACGGCGCCGATCTCGCCGTCGACTACACGCTCCCCGACTGGCCAGCCGAGGTCCGCGCGTACCTGGGCGAAAGGGCCGCCACCGTCGTCTACGACTCGGTCGGCGGTGACACCGGCCGCGCCGCCGTGGACCTGCTCGGCAAGGGCGGCCGGCACATCGTGTTCGGCTGGTCCAGCCAGGGCATCCGCGACGGATCCGCCCTCACCTTCACCGACGAGGAGCTCTCCGAACGGGGCATCACGTCCGAGTCGGTCCTCGGCCCCGCCATGCTCGAGAAGGCCGGAGGTCTGCGCGCCCTCGAGACCCGCTCCCTGGCCGAGGCCGCGGCGGGCCGGCTGCGGCCCGCCGTCCACCGCTTCCCGCTCGCCGAGGCGGCGGCCGCCCATCGCGCGATGGAGACGCGCGGCACGATCGGCAAGGTCGTCCTGATCCCGTGA
- a CDS encoding aminoglycoside phosphotransferase family protein has product MGRGGRSYDPRVIEIPGELVESQLRYNGEAGRAFVAALPRLAEEFTQRWGLVVTGRPMNGVASLVLPVARVADGSRAALKMQLADEETVGEPLGLRIWAGAGAVRLLEHDAATGTMLLEWLGVPGDGGRSGGGERRHLSDVADEAEAVEVLADLLARLTAVPAPAGGLRRLGDIAAGMLERLPGVLAGLADEEDRRLLRDCAAAVREVMAEPGDRLLHWDLHYDNVLAAEREPWLAIDPKPLAGDPGFDLMPALDNRFDAGTTLRRFDLLTERLGLDRERARAWTLGRVLQNGLWDVEDGGTRLRSEQVSIARILRGR; this is encoded by the coding sequence GTGGGCCGGGGCGGGCGGTCCTACGATCCACGCGTGATCGAGATTCCCGGCGAACTGGTCGAGTCGCAGCTCCGGTACAACGGCGAGGCGGGTCGGGCGTTCGTCGCGGCGCTGCCGCGTCTGGCGGAGGAGTTCACGCAGCGGTGGGGGCTGGTGGTCACCGGGCGTCCGATGAACGGGGTGGCGTCGCTGGTGCTGCCGGTCGCGCGCGTGGCGGACGGCTCGCGCGCGGCGCTGAAGATGCAACTGGCTGACGAGGAGACGGTCGGTGAGCCGCTGGGCCTGCGGATCTGGGCGGGGGCCGGGGCGGTACGGCTGCTGGAACACGACGCGGCGACGGGGACGATGCTCCTGGAATGGCTCGGCGTCCCCGGGGACGGGGGTCGGAGCGGGGGCGGGGAGCGGCGTCATCTGTCGGACGTGGCGGACGAGGCGGAGGCGGTCGAGGTGCTGGCGGATCTGCTGGCGCGGCTGACGGCCGTGCCCGCGCCCGCCGGGGGACTGCGGCGGCTCGGGGACATCGCGGCGGGGATGCTGGAGCGGCTGCCGGGGGTGCTGGCGGGCCTGGCGGACGAGGAGGACCGCCGGCTGCTGAGGGACTGCGCGGCCGCGGTGCGCGAGGTGATGGCCGAGCCCGGGGACCGGCTGCTGCACTGGGACCTGCACTACGACAACGTGCTGGCCGCCGAGCGGGAGCCGTGGCTCGCGATCGACCCGAAGCCGCTGGCCGGCGATCCGGGGTTCGACCTCATGCCCGCCCTCGACAACCGGTTCGACGCCGGCACGACGCTCCGCCGCTTCGACCTGCTGACCGAGCGGCTGGGCCTCGACCGGGAGCGGGCACGGGCGTGGACGCTGGGGAGGGTGCTGCAGAACGGGCTGTGGGACGTCGAGGACGGGGGAACGCGCCTGCGGTCCGAGCAGGTGTCGATCGCCCGGATCCTGCGGGGGCGGTGA
- a CDS encoding NAD(P)/FAD-dependent oxidoreductase, with protein MTSTINGGISFWYTDDGIPAPREPLPGDSTADVCIVGGGYTGLWTAYYLKKAVPFLNITVLEARFCGYGASGRNGGWLYNGIAGRDRYARLHGHDAAVRLQQAMNDTVDEVVRTAAEEGIDAGVHQGGVLEVAYTPAQLARLKAFHATEVSFGEKDRELYGARETAERVRVAGAVGSSWTPHGARLHPVRLLKGLATAVEALGVTVHESTPVTEIRPKHAVTPYGTVRAPYVLRCTEGFTASLAGQRRTWLPMNSSMIATAPLPEEVWEEIGWSGRETLGDMAHAYMYAQRTADDRIALGGRGVPYRFGSRTDNDGSTQAATVDALRAVLVRFFPQLTGTEITHAWSGVLGVPRDWCATVTLDRSSGLGWAGGYVGSGVATANLAARTLRDLIQQDSGQAGPTELTALPWVGHKVRTWEPEPFRWLGVRALYAAYRRADRHELTHHTAETARIATLANRISGRH; from the coding sequence ATGACGAGCACGATCAACGGCGGCATCTCCTTCTGGTACACGGACGACGGCATACCCGCGCCGCGCGAACCCCTGCCGGGCGACTCGACCGCCGACGTGTGCATCGTCGGCGGCGGATACACAGGGCTGTGGACGGCGTACTACCTCAAGAAGGCCGTCCCCTTCCTCAACATCACCGTGCTCGAGGCCAGGTTCTGCGGCTACGGCGCCTCCGGACGCAACGGCGGCTGGCTGTACAACGGCATCGCGGGCCGCGACCGCTACGCCCGTCTCCACGGCCACGACGCCGCCGTACGCCTCCAGCAGGCCATGAACGACACCGTCGACGAAGTGGTCCGCACCGCCGCGGAGGAGGGCATCGACGCCGGTGTCCACCAGGGCGGCGTCCTCGAGGTCGCCTACACGCCCGCCCAGCTCGCCCGCCTCAAGGCGTTCCACGCCACCGAGGTCTCCTTCGGCGAGAAGGACCGCGAACTGTACGGCGCGCGGGAGACCGCCGAGCGCGTCCGCGTCGCCGGAGCGGTCGGCTCCAGCTGGACCCCGCACGGCGCCCGTCTGCACCCCGTCAGGCTGCTCAAAGGACTCGCAACCGCGGTCGAGGCACTCGGCGTCACCGTCCACGAGTCCACCCCCGTCACGGAGATCAGGCCCAAGCACGCGGTCACTCCGTACGGCACCGTCCGCGCGCCCTACGTCCTGCGCTGCACCGAGGGCTTCACCGCCTCCCTGGCCGGCCAGCGCCGGACCTGGCTGCCCATGAACTCCTCCATGATCGCCACCGCGCCGCTCCCGGAGGAGGTCTGGGAGGAGATCGGCTGGTCCGGCCGCGAGACCCTCGGCGACATGGCCCACGCCTACATGTACGCCCAGCGCACCGCCGACGACCGCATCGCGCTCGGCGGCCGCGGCGTCCCGTACCGCTTCGGCTCCCGCACGGACAACGACGGCAGCACCCAGGCGGCCACGGTCGACGCCCTCCGGGCGGTCCTCGTCCGGTTCTTTCCCCAGCTCACCGGCACGGAGATCACCCACGCCTGGTCCGGCGTCCTCGGCGTGCCCCGCGACTGGTGCGCCACGGTCACCCTGGACCGCTCCTCCGGTCTCGGCTGGGCGGGCGGCTACGTCGGCTCCGGCGTGGCCACCGCCAACCTCGCCGCACGCACCCTCCGGGACCTCATCCAGCAGGACTCCGGCCAGGCCGGCCCGACCGAACTCACCGCGCTCCCCTGGGTCGGCCACAAGGTCCGCACATGGGAACCCGAGCCCTTCCGCTGGCTCGGCGTCCGCGCCCTCTACGCCGCCTACCGCCGCGCCGACCGCCACGAACTCACCCACCACACGGCGGAGACGGCACGCATCGCCACGCTGGCGAACCGGATCTCCGGCCGCCACTGA